A window of Sebastes umbrosus isolate fSebUmb1 chromosome 3, fSebUmb1.pri, whole genome shotgun sequence contains these coding sequences:
- the LOC119485029 gene encoding uncharacterized protein LOC119485029, translated as MRASSNQLAKWLQGRCSTSSVLRMLLSVSSTSNTVTQRKVKAQQEGATYIPNTADCFLNFGHSYSVHCEPGSFRIQPDRASYRSNYGPNYHPTFKVILTTIPDEVTLMVRNQERTGDVWRCDLLQGDLTMEIPQRNVSPEDSVSAEDNVPPEDSVPAEDNVSPEERLRLVRTKFVNGMSDPNLNKLLDELLQRRVISDEEMESIRTKTRADKARDLIDTARRKGTEASRVLIAALRKDDPWVFRI; from the exons ATGAGAGCTTCCTCCAATCAGCTGGCAAAATGGCTGCAGGGCCGCTGTTCAACATCAAGTGTTCTGAGGATGCTGCTCTCCGTCAGCTCCACCTCCAACACTGTGACACAAAGGAAG GTTAAGGCCCAACAAGAAGGTGCTACGTACATCCCGAACACTGCCGACTGTTTTCTCAACTTTGGTCACAGTTACAGTGTCCACTGTGAACCTGGGAGCTTCAGAATACAACCTGAT CGTGCATCATACCGCTCAAATTATGGACCAAATTACCATCCGACATTTAAAGTTATCCTGACTACGATTCCAGACGAAGTGACTTTGATGGTCCGGAATCAAGAGAGGACAGGCGACGTCTGGAGATGTGATCTGTTGCAAGGAG ATCTAACAATGGAAATCCCTCAGAGGAACGTCTCACCAGAGGACAGCGTCTCAGCAGAGGACAACGtcccaccagaggacagcgtccCAGCAGAGGACAACGTCTCACCAGAGGAGAGGCTGCGGTTGGTTCGAACAAAGTTTGTAAACGGGATGTCTGATCCTAATCTGAACAAGCTTCTGGATGAACTCCTTCAACGTCGCGTTATAAGTGATGAAGAAATGGAGTCAATCAGAACAAAAACCAGGGCAGATAAAGCACGAGACCTGATCGACACGGCACGAAGAAAGGGAACTGAAGCCAGCAGAGTTCTGATCGCTGCTCTCCGTAAGGATGATCCGTGGGTGTTCAGAATTTAG